The following coding sequences lie in one Nocardioides sambongensis genomic window:
- a CDS encoding M48 family metalloprotease, whose product MTGDVDLVRARRVALATAAVGGVAFVVLAILLVPWHPVPGGAPDPVPATDLLTAEQIDRAEQFSRWSRVWSWSALALSLAVACWLGFSRRARDWAARTPGPWWLRVWLLVLVVTVVGRVVVLPLTVARRQLLLDAGLATSSWGAWTVDLLIGVGVDVVATGIALTLVVACARRFRRWWPALVAGLLAALVALGSFIYPVVIEPLFNDFEPLPQGSLRTAILQIADEEGVAVEDVLVADASRRTSTLNAYVSGFGSTRRVVLYDTLVDDLPEDQTLSVVAHELAHAENDDVLVGTALGAAGVVFGVGLLGALVLAGERRGRWRLADGSAVPAVLALVALASLAAAPVQNGISRLVETRADVVALRVTEDPGAFLAMQQRLAERSLADPTPPAWSQWWFGSHPTLVERAALALD is encoded by the coding sequence GTGACCGGGGACGTCGACCTGGTCCGGGCGCGGCGGGTCGCCCTTGCCACGGCCGCGGTCGGCGGCGTGGCGTTCGTGGTGCTGGCGATCCTCCTGGTGCCCTGGCACCCGGTGCCGGGCGGCGCCCCGGACCCGGTGCCGGCCACGGACCTGCTGACCGCGGAGCAGATCGATCGGGCGGAGCAGTTCTCCCGCTGGTCCCGGGTGTGGAGCTGGAGCGCGCTGGCGCTCTCCCTGGCGGTCGCGTGCTGGCTGGGCTTCAGCCGCCGGGCGCGTGACTGGGCGGCGCGCACCCCCGGGCCGTGGTGGCTCCGGGTGTGGCTCCTCGTCCTCGTGGTCACCGTGGTCGGGCGCGTCGTCGTACTGCCGCTCACGGTGGCGCGCCGCCAGCTGCTGCTGGACGCCGGGCTGGCCACCTCCTCGTGGGGCGCATGGACGGTCGATCTCCTGATCGGGGTGGGCGTCGACGTGGTGGCCACGGGCATCGCGCTGACCCTCGTGGTGGCGTGCGCGCGGCGCTTCCGCCGGTGGTGGCCGGCGCTGGTGGCCGGGCTCCTGGCGGCGCTCGTCGCGCTGGGCTCCTTCATCTACCCGGTCGTCATCGAGCCCCTCTTCAACGACTTCGAGCCGCTCCCGCAGGGCTCGCTACGGACCGCGATCCTGCAGATCGCCGACGAGGAGGGCGTGGCGGTCGAGGACGTCCTGGTGGCGGACGCCTCACGGCGCACCAGCACCCTGAACGCCTACGTCTCCGGATTCGGCAGCACCCGACGGGTCGTCCTCTACGACACCCTCGTGGACGACCTCCCCGAGGACCAGACGCTCTCGGTCGTCGCCCACGAGCTGGCGCACGCGGAGAACGACGACGTCCTGGTCGGCACGGCTCTTGGCGCCGCCGGCGTGGTCTTCGGGGTGGGTCTGCTCGGCGCTCTGGTGCTGGCCGGGGAGCGGCGGGGCCGGTGGCGGCTGGCCGACGGTTCGGCGGTGCCGGCGGTGCTCGCCCTGGTCGCCCTGGCGAGCCTGGCGGCGGCCCCGGTGCAGAACGGCATCAGTCGCCTCGTCGAGACCCGCGCGGACGTGGTGGCCCTCCGGGTCACCGAGGACCCCGGCGCGTTCCTCGCCATGCAGCAGCGACTGGCCGAGCGGAGCCTCGCGGACCCGACCCCGCCGGCCTGGTCGCAGTGGTGGTTCGGATCGCACCCGACACTGGTCGAGCGAGCGGCTCTGGCGCTGGACTGA
- a CDS encoding gluzincin family metallopeptidase has product MRSARAESSRPVRVALGLALVATLTAGCSDSYRPPAPGATTGASPADVEARAVRTLEELQAALRTGDGIAAVAADDRAASAVAAAADNVERADIDKVSLRFLDAGGRPQENGSWDATVELTWRFRGYDRGVARREVTVTMAADGGTVTALGGGEAATPLWLAQPLAVRRVPGALVLAARSTDVTALAARARDAVDQVGAVLGGSGKMVLEAPGSTGALHRALDAPPGTYDTVAAVTAPVDGALTSDAPVHVFLNPAVYPDLDPLAAQVVITHETVHAVTRAPVATAPLWLVEGFADYVALRDVDLPYARSAGQIIDQVAAQGAPRSLPSDAALNPSADGLGAQYEAAWLACVALADHAGEQALIDLYRAVLGGATLDEALDQYTDWTVDDLTAAWRGRLLDLAGAR; this is encoded by the coding sequence GTGCGGTCCGCCCGGGCTGAGTCCTCCCGGCCCGTCCGGGTAGCACTCGGTCTCGCGCTGGTCGCGACACTGACCGCCGGCTGCTCGGACTCCTACCGACCGCCTGCCCCGGGGGCGACCACCGGGGCCTCGCCGGCCGACGTCGAGGCGCGGGCCGTCCGGACGCTCGAGGAGCTCCAGGCGGCGCTGCGCACCGGTGACGGGATCGCCGCGGTCGCGGCCGACGACCGCGCCGCCTCCGCGGTGGCCGCGGCGGCGGACAACGTCGAACGTGCGGACATCGACAAGGTGTCGCTGCGGTTCCTGGACGCCGGGGGGCGTCCTCAGGAGAACGGCAGCTGGGACGCCACCGTCGAGCTCACCTGGCGTTTCCGCGGCTACGACCGCGGGGTCGCCCGGCGTGAGGTGACCGTGACCATGGCCGCCGACGGCGGGACCGTGACGGCGCTGGGCGGGGGAGAGGCCGCGACTCCGCTGTGGCTCGCCCAGCCGCTCGCGGTGCGCCGCGTCCCCGGCGCGCTGGTGCTGGCCGCTCGCTCGACCGACGTCACCGCGCTCGCCGCACGGGCCCGGGACGCCGTCGACCAGGTCGGAGCGGTCCTCGGAGGGTCCGGCAAGATGGTCCTGGAGGCACCCGGCAGCACCGGGGCGCTCCACCGTGCCCTGGACGCCCCGCCGGGTACCTACGACACTGTCGCGGCCGTCACCGCACCGGTGGACGGCGCCCTGACCAGCGATGCGCCGGTGCACGTCTTCCTGAACCCGGCGGTCTACCCGGACCTGGACCCGCTGGCCGCTCAGGTGGTGATCACGCACGAGACGGTGCACGCGGTCACCCGCGCCCCGGTCGCCACCGCGCCGCTGTGGCTGGTCGAAGGGTTCGCCGACTACGTCGCCCTGCGCGACGTCGACCTCCCCTACGCCCGGTCGGCGGGACAGATCATCGACCAGGTGGCGGCTCAGGGCGCACCGCGGAGCCTGCCGTCCGATGCTGCGCTGAACCCGTCGGCCGACGGGCTGGGCGCGCAGTATGAGGCGGCCTGGCTGGCCTGCGTCGCCCTGGCCGACCACGCCGGCGAGCAGGCACTCATCGACCTCTACCGTGCGGTGCTCGGCGGGGCGACGCTCGACGAGGCCCTCGATCAGTACACCGACTGGACGGTCGACGACCTCACCGCCGCCTGGCGTGGTCGGCTCCTGGACCTGGCGGGCGCCCGGTGA
- a CDS encoding C40 family peptidase, translated as MLNGRNRITAALATLAVTGSVALTVTGSQTPAQAEPDIDTVKERVERLMHEAEQASERYNDARIELDELNTELDSLAADRDRQGDVLDGVRSDVRDAMITQYQGQSLGTAGRLLESDTGQFLTELSTVSTVNDLQDSLLTEYGTELEAYTIRRDQTDKRREKVSDLEGQLEEEKSTADDKLAEAEELLDDLEAEQREEVLSRGDSTRPVDVDVSGRASAAVNYAMAQQGKAYVYGAAGPSAFDCSGLTMMAWAQAGVSLPHSSSAQYSSGTRIAESQLAPGDLVFYYSPISHVGMYIGNGMIVHAANPGTGVVVSALHSMPYVGAVRPG; from the coding sequence GTGCTGAACGGCCGAAACCGCATCACCGCAGCTCTCGCGACCCTCGCCGTCACCGGCTCCGTCGCGCTCACCGTCACCGGCTCGCAGACACCTGCGCAGGCCGAGCCGGACATCGACACCGTCAAGGAGCGGGTCGAGCGTCTGATGCACGAAGCGGAGCAGGCCTCCGAGCGCTACAACGACGCGCGGATCGAGCTCGACGAGCTGAACACCGAGCTCGACTCCCTCGCCGCCGACCGTGACCGGCAGGGCGACGTCCTCGACGGTGTGCGCTCGGACGTCCGCGACGCGATGATCACCCAGTACCAGGGCCAGAGCCTGGGCACCGCCGGCCGGCTCCTCGAGTCCGACACCGGCCAGTTCCTCACCGAGCTCTCCACCGTGTCGACGGTCAACGACCTGCAGGACTCGCTCCTCACCGAGTACGGCACGGAGCTCGAGGCCTACACCATCCGCCGCGACCAGACCGACAAGCGGCGCGAGAAGGTCTCCGACCTCGAGGGCCAGCTCGAGGAGGAGAAGTCCACGGCGGACGACAAGCTCGCCGAGGCCGAGGAACTGCTCGACGACCTCGAGGCCGAGCAGCGCGAGGAGGTTCTCTCCCGCGGCGACTCGACCCGACCCGTCGACGTCGACGTCTCCGGGCGTGCGTCGGCCGCCGTCAACTACGCGATGGCGCAGCAGGGCAAGGCCTACGTCTACGGCGCCGCCGGCCCGAGCGCCTTCGACTGCTCCGGCCTGACGATGATGGCCTGGGCGCAGGCGGGGGTCTCCCTGCCGCACTCCTCGAGCGCGCAGTACAGCAGCGGCACCCGGATCGCGGAGAGCCAGCTCGCCCCCGGTGACCTGGTCTTCTACTACAGCCCGATCAGCCACGTCGGCATGTACATCGGCAACGGGATGATCGTGCACGCCGCCAACCCCGGTACGGGCGTCGTCGTCTCCGCACTCCACTCCATGCCGTACGTCGGTGCGGTCCGCCCGGGCTGA
- a CDS encoding DEDD exonuclease domain-containing protein, whose protein sequence is MGSSAASETRPRWEAQQGFDDLGRPLRDITFCVVDLETTGGSLADGDRITEIGAVKVRGGEVLGEFQTLINPDQPIPAFIAVLTGITNPMVADAPSISSALPAFLEFATGSVLVAHNARFDVGFLRHFTAELGLTWPDFEVLDTVRLARHVVSREETPNHKLSSLAQVFRATTTPNHRALSDARATVDVLHGMLERLGGLGVHTFEELATYSSKVAAPQRRKRHLADHLPHAPGVYLFTDDQDRVLYVGTSKDLRKRVRSYFTASETRSRIGEMVQIASTVRGIACATPLEAQVRELRLIAEHKPPYNRRSRFPEKVSYLKLTREAWPRLSVVARPKEDLADYLGPFSSRATAESTLAALHEVFPIRQCKDRLPVQPTRTACVLAELGRCLAPCDGSVDELTYGAIVRQVRDAVTRRPDEVVDTIEAKMSELAAEERFEQAAAHRDRLAAFIRAATRAQRLGPLLTCPEIVATRREEDGRWAVHVVRHGRLAAAGVIPAGTDARSYVDQLRASAETVLPDPASPPATAEETERVLAWLERPGVRLVDVDGEWTCPVTGAARHLERITPRVRP, encoded by the coding sequence ATGGGTTCGAGCGCCGCCTCCGAGACGAGACCGCGGTGGGAGGCGCAGCAGGGCTTCGACGACCTCGGTCGGCCGCTGCGCGACATCACCTTCTGTGTGGTGGACCTCGAGACCACCGGCGGATCGCTCGCCGACGGCGACCGGATCACGGAGATCGGCGCGGTCAAGGTGCGCGGCGGCGAGGTCCTCGGCGAGTTCCAGACGCTGATCAACCCCGATCAGCCGATCCCCGCCTTCATCGCGGTGCTGACCGGCATCACCAACCCGATGGTGGCCGACGCTCCATCCATCTCCTCGGCTCTCCCCGCGTTCCTCGAGTTCGCCACCGGCAGCGTGCTGGTGGCCCACAACGCCCGCTTCGACGTCGGGTTCCTGCGGCACTTCACCGCCGAGCTCGGACTGACCTGGCCCGACTTCGAGGTGCTGGACACGGTGCGTCTGGCGCGCCACGTGGTCTCCCGCGAGGAGACGCCCAACCACAAGCTCTCCTCCTTGGCGCAGGTGTTCCGAGCCACGACCACCCCCAACCACCGCGCCCTCTCCGACGCGCGGGCGACCGTCGACGTCCTGCACGGCATGCTGGAGCGGCTGGGAGGGCTGGGTGTCCACACCTTCGAGGAGCTGGCGACCTACTCGTCCAAGGTCGCGGCACCGCAGCGGCGCAAGCGTCATCTGGCCGACCACCTGCCGCACGCCCCGGGCGTCTACCTGTTCACCGACGACCAGGACCGGGTCCTCTATGTCGGGACCTCGAAGGACCTGCGCAAACGGGTGCGCTCCTACTTCACCGCCTCGGAGACGCGCAGCCGGATCGGCGAGATGGTGCAGATCGCCAGCACCGTGCGGGGGATCGCGTGCGCGACCCCGCTCGAGGCACAGGTCCGGGAGCTGCGGCTGATCGCGGAGCACAAGCCGCCGTACAACCGTCGCTCGCGGTTCCCCGAGAAGGTGAGCTATCTCAAGCTCACCCGCGAGGCGTGGCCGCGGCTGTCGGTCGTGGCGCGCCCGAAGGAGGACCTGGCCGACTACCTGGGCCCGTTCTCCTCGCGGGCCACCGCCGAGTCGACCCTGGCGGCGCTGCACGAGGTCTTCCCGATCCGACAGTGCAAGGACCGCCTCCCCGTGCAGCCGACCAGGACCGCCTGCGTCCTCGCCGAGCTGGGGCGGTGCCTGGCCCCCTGCGACGGCAGCGTCGACGAGCTGACCTACGGCGCGATCGTGCGCCAGGTCCGCGACGCGGTCACCCGCCGTCCCGACGAGGTGGTGGACACGATCGAGGCGAAGATGTCCGAGCTGGCCGCGGAGGAGCGGTTCGAGCAGGCCGCCGCCCACCGCGACCGACTCGCCGCGTTCATCCGTGCCGCCACCCGCGCCCAGCGTCTCGGCCCCCTGCTGACCTGTCCGGAGATCGTGGCGACCCGACGCGAGGAGGACGGACGGTGGGCGGTGCACGTCGTCCGGCACGGCCGGCTCGCCGCCGCCGGCGTGATCCCGGCGGGCACCGACGCCCGCAGCTACGTCGACCAGCTCCGGGCGTCCGCCGAGACGGTGCTGCCCGACCCGGCGTCGCCCCCGGCCACCGCGGAGGAGACCGAGCGGGTGCTGGCCTGGCTGGAACGGCCCGGGGTGCGCCTGGTCGACGTCGACGGCGAGTGGACGTGCCCGGTCACGGGCGCCGCCCGGCACCTGGAGCGGATCACCCCTAGAGTGAGGCCATGA
- a CDS encoding Lrp/AsnC family transcriptional regulator, with protein MITAIVFVNAETARIPEVAEAIAALDGVSEVYSVTGQIDLIALVRVRRHEDIASVVSDQLNKVPGVVDTETHIAYRAYSRHDLESAFSIGLD; from the coding sequence ATGATCACCGCCATCGTCTTCGTGAACGCCGAGACGGCCCGGATCCCGGAGGTCGCCGAGGCGATCGCAGCGCTGGACGGCGTCAGCGAGGTCTATTCGGTGACCGGGCAGATCGACCTGATCGCCCTGGTCCGCGTCCGTCGTCACGAGGACATCGCCAGCGTCGTGTCCGACCAGCTGAACAAGGTGCCCGGGGTGGTGGACACCGAGACCCACATCGCCTACCGCGCCTACTCCCGGCACGACCTGGAGTCCGCCTTCTCCATCGGTCTCGACTGA
- the trpD gene encoding anthranilate phosphoribosyltransferase, with protein MSGGHSWPQVLDTLVSGRDISSEAAGWAMGEILAGEATPVQIAGFAVAMRAKGETSAELTGLVEAMYATATPISVPGRTLDVVGTGGDRSFSVNVSTMAAIVAAGAGARVVKHGNRSASSKAGTADVLETLGVRLDLPVPRVAALADEAGITFCFAAAFHPALRHAAIPRRELGIGTLFNLLGPLANPVKPAAQAIGCAFEGKAEVMAGVFARRGVDAWVFRGDDGLDELTTTTTSQVWVAHQGQITTATVDPLDFGIARATTEELRGGDVDHNADVVRRMLAGEAGPVREAVVLNAGAALAVYDAPGRPVAESLAAGIERATEAIDSGAARATLDRWVAAAAG; from the coding sequence ATGAGCGGAGGGCACAGCTGGCCGCAGGTCCTCGACACGCTGGTCTCCGGTCGTGACATCTCCTCGGAGGCCGCCGGGTGGGCGATGGGCGAGATCCTCGCCGGGGAGGCGACGCCGGTGCAGATCGCCGGCTTCGCGGTGGCCATGCGCGCCAAGGGCGAGACCAGTGCGGAGCTCACCGGACTCGTGGAGGCGATGTACGCCACCGCCACCCCGATCAGTGTTCCCGGTCGCACGCTCGACGTGGTGGGCACCGGCGGCGACCGCTCCTTCTCGGTGAACGTCTCGACGATGGCTGCGATCGTGGCGGCCGGTGCCGGCGCGCGGGTGGTCAAGCACGGCAACCGCTCCGCCTCGTCCAAGGCCGGCACCGCCGACGTGCTGGAGACCCTCGGCGTGCGCCTCGACCTGCCGGTCCCGCGGGTGGCCGCGCTGGCCGACGAGGCGGGGATCACGTTCTGCTTCGCGGCCGCGTTCCACCCCGCGCTGCGGCACGCGGCGATCCCGCGCCGCGAGCTCGGGATCGGCACCCTGTTCAACCTGCTGGGTCCGCTGGCCAACCCGGTCAAGCCCGCTGCCCAGGCCATCGGCTGCGCGTTCGAGGGCAAGGCCGAGGTGATGGCCGGCGTGTTCGCCCGCCGCGGCGTGGACGCCTGGGTCTTCCGCGGGGACGACGGCCTCGACGAGCTCACCACCACGACCACCTCGCAGGTGTGGGTCGCCCACCAGGGGCAGATCACCACTGCGACGGTCGATCCTCTGGACTTCGGCATCGCCCGGGCGACCACCGAGGAGCTGCGCGGCGGCGACGTCGACCACAATGCGGACGTCGTCCGGCGGATGCTCGCCGGCGAGGCCGGACCGGTCCGGGAGGCCGTGGTGCTCAATGCGGGCGCTGCCCTGGCCGTCTACGACGCCCCGGGGCGGCCGGTGGCCGAGTCGCTGGCGGCCGGGATCGAACGGGCGACCGAGGCGATCGACAGCGGTGCCGCGCGCGCCACCCTGGATCGGTGGGTCGCGGCCGCTGCGGGCTGA
- a CDS encoding Rv3143 family two-component system response regulator — protein MSSDKPLKVLVYSDDVHTREQVILALGRRPHPDLPELEYVEVATEPVVIQNMDAGDIALAVLDGEAVPAGGMGVAKQLKDEIAHCPPLLVLTGRPQDAWLATWSRADAALPHPIDPLRLAEAVIALLRGRVAA, from the coding sequence GTGTCCTCCGACAAGCCGCTGAAGGTCCTCGTCTACAGCGACGACGTGCACACCCGCGAGCAGGTCATCCTCGCTCTGGGGCGTCGCCCGCACCCCGATCTGCCCGAGCTGGAGTACGTCGAAGTCGCCACGGAGCCGGTGGTGATCCAGAACATGGACGCCGGTGACATCGCGCTCGCCGTGCTCGACGGCGAGGCCGTGCCGGCCGGCGGGATGGGTGTCGCCAAGCAGCTCAAGGACGAGATCGCCCATTGCCCGCCGCTGCTGGTGCTCACCGGACGCCCGCAGGACGCGTGGCTGGCCACCTGGTCCCGCGCCGACGCGGCGCTGCCGCACCCGATCGACCCGCTGCGCCTCGCGGAGGCGGTCATCGCGCTGCTCCGCGGCCGAGTCGCTGCATGA
- the ctaE gene encoding aa3-type cytochrome oxidase subunit III has translation MAIVATSATASLPASRLYGQHDRPSMVAVGTIIWLSSELMFFAALFASYFTIRAVSEDMWAANTDLLNVPFALANTTILVLSSLTCQLGVFAAERGQVSRAGGLLQINKWGLREWFILTYVMGAVFIGGQALEYTELIHEGVTIPNDAYGTMFYLTTGFHGIHVTGGLIAFLFVLGRTYLARRFTHEQAVSAIVVSYYWHFVDVVWIGLFATIYIVK, from the coding sequence ATGGCAATCGTGGCGACCTCAGCAACGGCATCCCTTCCTGCCTCGCGGCTCTACGGCCAGCACGACCGACCCAGCATGGTCGCTGTCGGCACGATCATCTGGCTCTCCAGCGAGCTGATGTTCTTTGCGGCCCTGTTCGCGTCGTACTTCACGATCCGCGCGGTCAGCGAGGACATGTGGGCGGCCAACACCGACCTCCTGAACGTCCCGTTCGCGCTCGCGAACACCACCATCCTGGTGCTGTCGTCCCTGACCTGCCAGCTCGGCGTCTTCGCGGCCGAGCGTGGCCAGGTGAGCCGGGCCGGCGGGCTGCTCCAGATCAACAAGTGGGGGCTGCGCGAGTGGTTCATCCTCACCTACGTGATGGGCGCCGTGTTCATCGGCGGTCAGGCGCTGGAGTACACCGAGCTCATCCACGAGGGCGTCACCATCCCGAACGACGCGTACGGGACCATGTTCTACCTGACCACCGGCTTCCACGGGATCCACGTGACCGGTGGTCTGATCGCCTTCCTGTTCGTGCTCGGCCGCACCTATCTCGCGCGCCGGTTCACCCACGAGCAGGCCGTCAGCGCGATCGTCGTGTCGTACTACTGGCACTTCGTCGACGTCGTCTGGATCGGCCTGTTCGCCACGATCTACATCGTCAAGTGA
- the qcrC gene encoding cytochrome bc1 complex diheme cytochrome c subunit, whose product MRLLNRSAGRLSRHRRGPIAGLVVLLLGLLLTGGLYAALSPAQADTAAEQEELVQEGRELFLVGCAFCHGQNGEGVLTQGGSQYGPALTDVGAAAVDFQVGTGRMPMAQPGSQAPRKEVVYSERETAALAAYVATLGTGPAIPDEELYSTEGMEEDELNELVTRGSQIFLANCTACHNFEGSGGAMPRGGFAPKIRGVDSKHIYEAMLTGPQSMDTFSDGNIPPEDKKAVIAYLEALDEQPGYAGFSFGGLGPVSEGLVAWLVGLGALVGFAVWIAAHTTRSSKKKDEAQA is encoded by the coding sequence GTGCGTCTTCTGAACCGCTCCGCCGGTCGCCTCTCGCGGCACCGCCGCGGCCCGATCGCCGGCCTGGTGGTGCTGCTGCTCGGCCTGCTGCTCACCGGCGGCCTGTACGCCGCCCTCTCCCCCGCCCAGGCGGACACCGCCGCGGAGCAGGAGGAGCTGGTCCAGGAGGGCCGCGAGCTCTTCCTGGTCGGCTGCGCCTTCTGCCACGGCCAGAACGGCGAGGGCGTCCTCACCCAGGGCGGCAGCCAGTACGGCCCGGCCCTGACCGACGTCGGCGCCGCCGCCGTCGACTTCCAGGTCGGCACCGGCCGGATGCCGATGGCCCAGCCCGGGTCGCAGGCGCCGCGCAAGGAGGTCGTCTACAGCGAGCGGGAGACCGCCGCGCTGGCCGCCTACGTCGCCACCCTGGGCACCGGCCCGGCCATCCCCGACGAGGAGCTCTACTCCACCGAGGGCATGGAGGAGGACGAGCTCAACGAGCTGGTCACCCGCGGCAGCCAGATCTTCCTCGCCAACTGCACCGCCTGCCACAACTTCGAGGGCTCGGGCGGCGCCATGCCCCGCGGCGGATTCGCACCCAAGATCCGCGGGGTCGACTCCAAGCACATCTACGAGGCCATGCTGACCGGCCCGCAGTCGATGGACACGTTCTCCGACGGCAACATCCCGCCGGAGGACAAGAAGGCAGTGATCGCCTACCTGGAGGCGCTCGACGAGCAGCCCGGCTACGCCGGCTTCAGCTTCGGCGGCCTCGGACCGGTGAGTGAGGGCCTGGTCGCCTGGCTCGTGGGCCTCGGTGCGCTGGTCGGATTCGCCGTCTGGATCGCAGCCCACACCACTCGCTCGAGCAAGAAGAAGGACGAGGCGCAAGCGTGA